One Bombus pyrosoma isolate SC7728 linkage group LG7, ASM1482585v1, whole genome shotgun sequence genomic window carries:
- the LOC122569720 gene encoding uncharacterized protein LOC122569720 isoform X1: MQQTQRREPAQRSSQIWPSPVLKRSSLKITCKMFSFHKPKVYRSSTGCCICKAKSSSSRFTDSKKYEDDFMECFQLEERRTGEICNACVLLVKRWKKLPAGSNRNWRHVVDARAGPGIKSLTKFKSKNKKKMKDIPEKFEKIMKKKHMYLKADRDREQSPAMSDDLTEDYLNGDGSKGSSRVGSPIDSDDIPVTEKQLDIQDDAESKDDITVNGFIDLTYFKREVICCGTIFKGPYGEVIVDPSLIKPCIGCIARQQRQQQTNALSCSPVHSSASASPVHSSASASPAHSVESGTEATVSKQTSKTFSDSSSDSGYDESSNQGVGESKITKIIQNASATVKPAVKIQPLKSVQLKAIPVSEAVRLKTDVPIKLVPIKQIDQLSCKPLSLVSSANVTLSSSTSHSIVTVPSNPLVDFAMHAASSRQSVSN, translated from the exons AAGCAGTTTGAAAATAACGTGCAAAATGTTTAGTTTTCATAAGCCAAAGGTGTATCGATCTAGTACTGGATGTTGCATTTGCAAAGCCAAATCCAGCAG CTCAAGATTTACAGATAGTAAAAAGTATGAAGATGATTTTATGGAATGCTTTCAACTTGAGGAAAGAAGAACTGGAGAAATTTGTAATGCATGTGTACTTTTGGTAAAAAGGTGGAAAAAATTACCTGCAGGAAGCAATCGTAATTGGAGACAT GTTGTAGATGCACGTGCAGGACCTGGCATCAAATCGTtgacaaaatttaaatcaaaaaataaaaagaaaatgaaagatataccagaaaagtttgaaaagatcatgaaaaagaaacacatGTATTTGAAAGCAGACAGAGATCGAGAACAAAGCCCAGCAATGAGTGATGATTTAACAG AAGATTATTTGAATGGAGATGGTAGTAAAGGTTCAAGTCGAGTCGGTAGTCCTATAGATAGTGATGATATTCCAGTAACTGAAAAACAATTAGATATCCAGGATGATGCAGAATCAAAGGATGATATAACTGTCAATGGTTTTATTGatttaacatatttcaaaag GGAGGTCATTTGCTGTGGAACAATATTCAAAGGTCCATATGGAGAAGTAATAGTGGATCCTTCATTGATAAAGCCTTGTATTGGTTGTATAGCTAGACAACAACGACAACAACAAACGAATGCATTAAGTTGCAGTCCTGTACATAGTTCTGCATCTGCCAGTCCTGTTCACAGTTCTGCATCTGCTAGTCCTGCTCATAGCGTAGAGTCTGGTACAGAGGCAACAGTCTCTAAGCAAACAAGCAAAACGTTTAGTGACTCATCATCTGATTCCGGCTACGATGAATCTTCCAACCAAGGAGTTGGTGAGAGTAAAATTACCAAAATTATTCAGAATGCAAGTGCTACTGTAAAACCAGCAGTTAAAATACAACCATTGAAAAGTGTTCAACTAAAAGCTATACCAGTATCGGAAGCTGTCAGGTTAAAAACAGATGTGCCAATTAAGTTGGTACCTATAAAACAAATTGATCAATTATCTTGTAAGCCATTGTCTTTAGTTTCTTCTGCTAATGTTACTTTAAGCAGTAGTACTTCACACTCCATCGTTACCGTCCCAAGTAATCCACTTGTCGATTTTGCCATGCACGCAGCCTCCTCCAGGCAATCAGTCTCTAATTAA
- the LOC122569720 gene encoding uncharacterized protein LOC122569720 isoform X2 — translation MFSFHKPKVYRSSTGCCICKAKSSSSRFTDSKKYEDDFMECFQLEERRTGEICNACVLLVKRWKKLPAGSNRNWRHVVDARAGPGIKSLTKFKSKNKKKMKDIPEKFEKIMKKKHMYLKADRDREQSPAMSDDLTEDYLNGDGSKGSSRVGSPIDSDDIPVTEKQLDIQDDAESKDDITVNGFIDLTYFKREVICCGTIFKGPYGEVIVDPSLIKPCIGCIARQQRQQQTNALSCSPVHSSASASPVHSSASASPAHSVESGTEATVSKQTSKTFSDSSSDSGYDESSNQGVGESKITKIIQNASATVKPAVKIQPLKSVQLKAIPVSEAVRLKTDVPIKLVPIKQIDQLSCKPLSLVSSANVTLSSSTSHSIVTVPSNPLVDFAMHAASSRQSVSN, via the exons ATGTTTAGTTTTCATAAGCCAAAGGTGTATCGATCTAGTACTGGATGTTGCATTTGCAAAGCCAAATCCAGCAG CTCAAGATTTACAGATAGTAAAAAGTATGAAGATGATTTTATGGAATGCTTTCAACTTGAGGAAAGAAGAACTGGAGAAATTTGTAATGCATGTGTACTTTTGGTAAAAAGGTGGAAAAAATTACCTGCAGGAAGCAATCGTAATTGGAGACAT GTTGTAGATGCACGTGCAGGACCTGGCATCAAATCGTtgacaaaatttaaatcaaaaaataaaaagaaaatgaaagatataccagaaaagtttgaaaagatcatgaaaaagaaacacatGTATTTGAAAGCAGACAGAGATCGAGAACAAAGCCCAGCAATGAGTGATGATTTAACAG AAGATTATTTGAATGGAGATGGTAGTAAAGGTTCAAGTCGAGTCGGTAGTCCTATAGATAGTGATGATATTCCAGTAACTGAAAAACAATTAGATATCCAGGATGATGCAGAATCAAAGGATGATATAACTGTCAATGGTTTTATTGatttaacatatttcaaaag GGAGGTCATTTGCTGTGGAACAATATTCAAAGGTCCATATGGAGAAGTAATAGTGGATCCTTCATTGATAAAGCCTTGTATTGGTTGTATAGCTAGACAACAACGACAACAACAAACGAATGCATTAAGTTGCAGTCCTGTACATAGTTCTGCATCTGCCAGTCCTGTTCACAGTTCTGCATCTGCTAGTCCTGCTCATAGCGTAGAGTCTGGTACAGAGGCAACAGTCTCTAAGCAAACAAGCAAAACGTTTAGTGACTCATCATCTGATTCCGGCTACGATGAATCTTCCAACCAAGGAGTTGGTGAGAGTAAAATTACCAAAATTATTCAGAATGCAAGTGCTACTGTAAAACCAGCAGTTAAAATACAACCATTGAAAAGTGTTCAACTAAAAGCTATACCAGTATCGGAAGCTGTCAGGTTAAAAACAGATGTGCCAATTAAGTTGGTACCTATAAAACAAATTGATCAATTATCTTGTAAGCCATTGTCTTTAGTTTCTTCTGCTAATGTTACTTTAAGCAGTAGTACTTCACACTCCATCGTTACCGTCCCAAGTAATCCACTTGTCGATTTTGCCATGCACGCAGCCTCCTCCAGGCAATCAGTCTCTAATTAA